The Chroicocephalus ridibundus chromosome 4, bChrRid1.1, whole genome shotgun sequence genome contains the following window.
ccccatgcccagaGAACTGTCCCCAAGCCCAGCGCGTGCCCCCGGCCCAGGCCAcgtgtcccccagccctccagctgccctgtgcccccctcccgcCCGTGACGGTGTGACAGCGAGGACACAGCGTGGTGAGGGTGACAGCGTTTATTGGCGGCCTCAGTTGGCGGCCAGGATGGAGTTGATCCAGTCGCGGAGCATGGTGACGCGGGCGTAGACGCCGGGCACGTTGGGGTCGCAggtgctgctgccccaggagACGATGCCCACCAGGGTCCAGGCGCCGTCCTTCTGGCACACCAGCGGGCCTCCGGAGTCGCCCTGCGAGCAGCGGgtgagggcaggggacagggggcgcggggggcgcggggcggcgcgggggcagggggggcgcgggggcaccTACCATGCAGGAGGAGGCACCGTCGGCACCGGCGCACACCATCACGTCAGCGATGCGGAACCCCCAGTACTGCTTGCACTGCGCGTTGGTGAGCAGGGGCAGGGCCACCTGCTGCAGCACCGCCGGCGTGTGCGAGGCTGCGGGACAGCGGGGCGGTGTCAGCGCCGGCCACGGGGACaggcacggggatggggacgggcatTAGGAAGGGGtctgggcaggaggatggggctggaggaTTGGGCTGGGGATGAGGacgaggacagggatggggactggagatggggatgaggatagggatggagatgaggaCGAGGATGGGGAAGGGGACGGGATTGGGACAGGCGTGAGCACAGGGGTGGGCTTTGGATTTGGAGATGAggccagggatggggatggggataaggaaggggatggggatgaggacagggatggggatatGGAAAAGGAGGGGAATAGGATGGGTATTGAGGATAGGGGCAGGGATGAGAATGGGAGTGGGgactggggatgggatgggggtaGGGATGAgcatggggatgggacagggatgcgGCTAAGGATGTGTCTGAGGATGGGGCTATGGAGAAGGATGGGGGTAAGAGTGGGATGGGggtgaggacagggatggggacagggacaggaaggTGCGGTACCGTTGGGGTCAGTGAGCCCCCAGCCGGTGGTGACACAGGTCATGCCACCCGGGAAGTCGTCGGTGGACTGGGGCAGGCAGACGGGGGACACGCGGGCCGAGAAGCGGGCTGGGGTGGCCAGTTTGATCAGGGTGATGTCGTCGCGGATGGTCAGCATGTTGAACTTGGGGTTCTTGAAGACCTGGAGCAGGCGGCACCGCTCCCAGCGCCTGCACCCTCGGCCGGGGCGCCGGGCACCGGGGACTCCACCGGGACCAAGGGGGACCCCAGGGACCGATGGGGACCCAGGGAATGGCCCTGTGGG
Protein-coding sequences here:
- the LOC134514697 gene encoding chymotrypsinogen 2-like, with translation MALLWLLSCLALAGSARATLSVESCGVPAITPVIRGYNRIVNGEPAVPGSWPWQVSLQRYDGFHFCGGSLISENWVVTAAHCGVRKTDTVVVGAYDQDSPSPDQQKLSIEKVFKNPKFNMLTIRDDITLIKLATPARFSARVSPVCLPQSTDDFPGGMTCVTTGWGLTDPNASHTPAVLQQVALPLLTNAQCKQYWGFRIADVMVCAGADGASSCMGDSGGPLVCQKDGAWTLVGIVSWGSSTCDPNVPGVYARVTMLRDWINSILAAN